The following proteins are encoded in a genomic region of Lentilitoribacter sp. Alg239-R112:
- a CDS encoding cytochrome c-type biogenesis protein: protein MRVIIAILLGILLTVHAGGQQLVTENKNEPRVRELASILRCPVCQSENILDSQASIAQEMLFLLREQIEAGATDDAIILFFRDRYGDYVLLEPATNGPSLFLWVLPFGFGFLFIFIAYRLIKAMHRDPPSQKDVLDEQRLDEMEV, encoded by the coding sequence ATGAGAGTCATAATAGCAATTTTGTTAGGTATCTTGCTGACTGTTCATGCAGGTGGCCAACAACTCGTGACAGAAAATAAGAATGAGCCTCGAGTACGTGAGCTCGCTTCAATTCTCCGGTGCCCTGTATGTCAAAGTGAGAACATACTGGACAGCCAGGCCTCAATAGCACAGGAAATGTTGTTTCTTCTGCGCGAACAAATTGAAGCTGGGGCAACTGATGATGCCATCATCCTGTTTTTTCGTGACCGTTATGGAGACTATGTTTTGCTAGAGCCGGCTACAAATGGCCCCAGTCTATTCCTGTGGGTTCTTCCGTTTGGGTTTGGCTTTTTGTTCATTTTCATTGCTTACCGATTGATTAAAGCAATGCATCGCGATCCTCCTAGTCAAAAAGATGTGCTTGACGAGCAACGCCTAGATGAGATGGAGGTTTAA
- a CDS encoding DsbE family thiol:disulfide interchange protein codes for MTCATRKQSYILNWRVVLAGSAVSLLVLFAVGLTRDPSYLPSALIGREVPGFSLPMLTKTGLVKTEDYLGKPFIINFWASWCTSCRQEHDELIWLGSKANNTKEFVMVGVNSRDTNNNALQFLSTQGQLPYSSGIDPRGRTSIDFGVYGMPETFFVDEDGIVQWRHTGPLNRRVLQEILPKIGVKP; via the coding sequence ATGACCTGCGCAACCAGAAAGCAATCATATATCCTAAATTGGCGTGTAGTTCTCGCTGGTTCTGCAGTAAGTTTGCTGGTTCTATTTGCTGTTGGTTTGACACGGGACCCTTCTTATTTGCCATCGGCTCTCATCGGTCGTGAGGTTCCAGGCTTTTCACTTCCGATGCTCACAAAAACAGGTCTAGTGAAAACTGAAGACTATCTTGGTAAGCCCTTTATTATCAACTTCTGGGCCTCGTGGTGCACAAGCTGCAGGCAGGAACATGATGAACTTATCTGGCTTGGTAGTAAGGCAAATAACACGAAAGAATTCGTCATGGTTGGCGTAAACTCGCGTGACACCAATAATAACGCGCTACAATTTCTTAGCACTCAGGGTCAACTTCCCTATTCGTCTGGCATCGATCCGCGTGGCCGCACAAGTATAGATTTTGGCGTATATGGCATGCCGGAAACATTTTTTGTAGATGAAGATGGTATAGTTCAATGGCGTCACACTGGACCTTTGAATAGGCGAGTTCTGCAAGAAATTTTACCCAAAATTGGGGTAAAACCATGA
- a CDS encoding heme lyase CcmF/NrfE family subunit — protein sequence MDISYLKLGQLAVSLALILSIYAFIVATVAERTRNLSALISARNAMGIHTALVLFGVLVLFRAFITNDFSAAYVAQNSNLNLPMLYKVSALWSAHEGSLLLWALYLAVFSFSAICVHWRNFPLSMPLIIATFSAVQIGFLIFIIFLSNPFLTLTPTPLNGQDLNPLLQDPGLAFHPPVLYLGYVGFTVPFAFAIAALIRGYSGIEWVVAVRRWVLFSWAALTSGIIFGGYWAYYELGWGGYWAWDPVENASLMPWLTATALVHSMMVQEKRHMFRTWNVFLVTTTFLLTLLGTFLVRSGVLTSVHSFAVDPGRGTYMLIFLAVAMVVSYGLIIWRSQLLESEAIVEKLISRESGILINSILLLLTATCVFIGTIYPLFLEVVSDQKVSVGAPYYNIVILPVMVALMFLMALGPSIPWRGMTLKRLWRISYKQLIFGSILAIACMFLPAARTITVLATFAVGFAAACIVRDISIAVSTRKRLKSISLWLSIYETLTNSRRRMGSLIVHFGIVLIAAGMIGSGLFQSTKTVFLNIGQSTEISDFTVTLRNLADTDGENFQGRVAEFSVSQNGNLLFVMQPQKRFYKIRNMTTTEIAIHSFFSGDLYMVMGNESESGGITARIFWNPLIIWIWLGWMIVLAGSMLSLTQSVAFRKPNVHLPKSVEVPAE from the coding sequence ATGGACATCAGTTATCTAAAACTTGGCCAACTTGCTGTATCTTTAGCGCTGATATTGTCAATCTATGCTTTTATCGTAGCAACTGTTGCAGAGCGCACTCGAAATCTTTCTGCGCTGATTTCCGCAAGAAATGCCATGGGTATTCATACTGCATTGGTGTTGTTTGGAGTTTTGGTTCTCTTTCGAGCATTTATCACAAATGATTTCTCAGCAGCCTATGTTGCACAAAATAGCAATTTGAACCTGCCTATGCTCTACAAAGTTTCTGCACTTTGGAGCGCGCATGAAGGTTCCCTACTTCTCTGGGCGTTGTATTTGGCGGTATTTTCTTTCAGTGCGATCTGTGTTCATTGGAGAAATTTCCCACTCTCTATGCCTTTGATTATTGCAACATTTAGTGCGGTTCAAATTGGGTTTTTAATTTTCATTATTTTTCTTTCAAATCCATTCCTCACGCTCACTCCTACCCCATTAAATGGTCAGGACTTGAACCCACTCTTGCAGGACCCCGGTTTAGCGTTTCATCCACCTGTACTTTATCTGGGCTATGTTGGTTTTACAGTTCCATTTGCATTTGCCATTGCCGCTTTGATCCGCGGGTATAGCGGAATAGAGTGGGTCGTGGCAGTCCGCCGTTGGGTTTTGTTTTCTTGGGCAGCCCTTACCTCCGGGATTATTTTTGGTGGTTATTGGGCCTACTACGAATTGGGATGGGGAGGCTATTGGGCATGGGACCCAGTAGAAAATGCTTCCCTTATGCCATGGCTGACTGCAACAGCCCTTGTGCATTCCATGATGGTTCAAGAGAAACGGCATATGTTTCGAACTTGGAACGTATTCCTTGTTACCACAACATTTCTTTTAACATTACTTGGAACTTTTCTGGTTCGTTCAGGTGTTTTAACGTCTGTGCACTCGTTCGCAGTGGACCCTGGACGCGGCACTTACATGTTGATCTTCTTGGCAGTCGCCATGGTCGTCAGCTATGGCCTTATTATTTGGCGCAGTCAGCTCCTTGAAAGTGAAGCAATTGTCGAAAAACTAATTTCGCGCGAGAGCGGAATTCTGATCAATAGTATCTTGCTGTTACTCACAGCAACATGCGTATTTATCGGTACAATTTATCCGCTTTTCCTTGAGGTTGTCTCTGACCAGAAAGTATCCGTTGGCGCACCATATTACAACATAGTTATTTTGCCAGTCATGGTCGCGCTTATGTTTTTGATGGCGCTCGGGCCATCCATTCCTTGGCGTGGTATGACACTTAAAAGGTTATGGCGCATATCATATAAGCAACTAATTTTTGGTTCTATCTTAGCTATTGCATGCATGTTTTTGCCCGCTGCACGCACTATTACAGTTCTCGCAACTTTTGCTGTTGGTTTCGCTGCAGCCTGCATTGTCAGAGATATATCAATCGCTGTTTCAACACGAAAACGCCTGAAGAGCATTAGCTTGTGGCTTTCTATTTATGAAACACTGACGAATAGCCGGCGACGAATGGGAAGCCTGATTGTTCATTTTGGTATCGTGCTAATTGCAGCTGGTATGATTGGTTCCGGTCTTTTCCAGTCTACAAAAACAGTTTTCTTAAACATCGGACAAAGTACTGAAATTTCAGATTTCACGGTGACTCTGCGAAATCTGGCGGATACGGACGGCGAAAATTTTCAAGGCCGCGTAGCAGAATTCAGTGTCTCGCAAAACGGGAACTTGCTTTTTGTGATGCAGCCCCAGAAGCGATTTTATAAAATTCGAAATATGACAACAACGGAGATCGCGATACATAGTTTCTTCAGCGGGGATTTATACATGGTCATGGGCAATGAATCTGAAAGCGGAGGAATAACAGCGCGAATATTTTGGAACCCGTTAATTATATGGATTTGGCTCGGTTGGATGATCGTGCTTGCGGGTAGCATGCTATCACTCACACAATCAGTCGCCTTTCGTAAGCCTAATGTACACTTACCCAAAAGTGTTGAGGTGCCAGCTGAATGA
- a CDS encoding PLP-dependent aminotransferase family protein has product MPVVLALNPDDKRTLQTQVFQELRAMILEGRLRSGDAVPGTRVLSEQLGVSRNTVVLAYERLYAEGYIETQANVGTFVSSILPEAAMSSQRGNTVGGERVLASENDDETSPIDRLLVHKHERADGRRLKADFWIGRTESKLFPKSEWRKIVETKLRHQTDSMSVYGGPEGLETLRAAVSDHVGPSRGISTNFDNVLITSGTQDGLTLLAMAFKDKGYGFLHEDPCYLGALALFTAMGYASKGVQVDNQGIKIDELPKTGKWIVYVTPSHQYPIGSTLSLERRFLLLEWARKTGSYIVEDDYDGEFRYDGAPLTSLRGLDQTGRVIYLGTFSKSFGPALRLGYLIANPKIMHPLRDWKQLISNGTGWMKQAAMAEFIHSGGYRRHLRRIRTAYMKRRDCLVSGLHNLFGDCQIVGETAGIHISWSLPAKYGSPSLLEKSALLNGIGIYRPETGGAWISKQNKSFSQTVVMGYAAISEAKIESSISGIDDCLRGLEK; this is encoded by the coding sequence ATGCCAGTTGTTTTAGCACTAAATCCGGATGATAAACGAACACTTCAAACGCAAGTCTTTCAAGAGCTTCGCGCGATGATTCTTGAGGGCAGATTGCGAAGCGGTGATGCTGTACCTGGAACGAGAGTACTTAGCGAGCAGCTTGGAGTTTCGCGAAATACTGTCGTGTTAGCCTATGAAAGATTATATGCGGAAGGGTATATTGAAACTCAAGCCAATGTCGGAACTTTTGTAAGCTCAATACTGCCTGAAGCTGCCATGAGCTCACAAAGAGGAAACACCGTCGGAGGTGAGAGGGTTCTTGCCAGCGAGAATGATGATGAAACTAGTCCGATAGATCGCCTTCTGGTTCATAAGCATGAAAGGGCGGACGGTCGGCGGCTCAAGGCTGATTTCTGGATTGGCAGGACGGAGTCAAAACTATTTCCGAAGAGTGAATGGCGTAAAATTGTTGAAACCAAACTGCGACATCAAACCGATTCTATGTCGGTTTATGGAGGCCCTGAGGGACTGGAGACATTGCGCGCCGCGGTATCAGATCATGTAGGCCCATCTCGTGGTATATCCACCAATTTTGATAACGTATTGATTACAAGTGGTACGCAGGATGGTCTGACATTGCTTGCAATGGCCTTCAAAGACAAAGGATATGGGTTTTTGCACGAAGACCCATGTTACCTTGGAGCGCTGGCTCTGTTTACTGCGATGGGCTACGCAAGCAAAGGAGTGCAAGTCGATAATCAAGGCATCAAAATCGATGAGTTGCCCAAAACAGGTAAATGGATTGTCTATGTAACGCCATCTCACCAATATCCAATTGGTTCAACGCTTTCCCTTGAGCGAAGATTTCTCTTGTTAGAATGGGCAAGAAAGACCGGGAGCTATATTGTAGAAGATGATTATGACGGAGAATTTCGTTACGATGGAGCGCCTCTGACCTCGTTGAGGGGGCTGGATCAAACAGGGCGTGTTATCTATCTCGGCACCTTTTCTAAATCTTTCGGTCCTGCACTCCGGTTAGGCTACTTAATAGCCAATCCAAAGATCATGCATCCACTACGGGATTGGAAACAGCTTATTAGCAATGGTACTGGCTGGATGAAACAGGCTGCAATGGCTGAGTTCATCCATAGCGGCGGCTACCGCCGTCATCTCAGGCGAATACGAACAGCTTATATGAAGCGTCGTGATTGCCTTGTTTCTGGTCTTCATAACCTATTTGGCGATTGTCAGATCGTTGGCGAAACAGCCGGTATACATATATCATGGTCTTTACCAGCTAAATACGGCAGTCCTTCTTTGTTGGAGAAGTCCGCATTACTAAATGGCATTGGCATATATAGACCCGAGACCGGCGGGGCCTGGATATCCAAGCAAAACAAGTCATTTTCACAAACTGTTGTTATGGGGTATGCCGCGATAAGCGAAGCCAAGATAGAAAGCTCCATATCAGGAATTGATGACTGTTTGAGAGGGCTGGAAAAGTGA